A region of Catenibacterium mitsuokai DNA encodes the following proteins:
- a CDS encoding 8-oxo-dGTP diphosphatase: MRTEMVELTNLCMIKDGDKYLLQNRVKKDWQGYTFPGGHIEPGESIVQSAIREVKEETGLIMKNPRLVGVKQFWVKSGRYIVFLFSATKFSGELRSSYEGEVGWFTKEEMKNINLVSHFFDHLAVFEGDYSEYIYESDDSIKIY, encoded by the coding sequence ATGAGAACGGAAATGGTTGAACTAACTAATCTCTGCATGATTAAAGATGGAGATAAGTACTTGCTGCAGAATAGAGTTAAGAAAGATTGGCAGGGTTATACATTCCCCGGAGGACATATAGAACCTGGAGAATCAATTGTACAATCTGCAATAAGAGAAGTAAAAGAAGAAACAGGTTTAATTATGAAGAATCCTCGTTTAGTAGGAGTGAAACAATTCTGGGTAAAATCGGGTAGATATATTGTATTTTTATTTTCAGCAACTAAATTTAGTGGAGAATTAAGAAGCAGTTATGAAGGTGAAGTGGGGTGGTTTACCAAAGAAGAGATGAAAAATATCAATTTAGTAAGTCATTTTTTTGACCATTTAGCTGTATTTGAAGGTGATTACTCAGAATATATCTATGAATCTGACGATTCTATTAAGATTTACTAA